One window of Globicephala melas chromosome 5, mGloMel1.2, whole genome shotgun sequence genomic DNA carries:
- the SCOC gene encoding LOW QUALITY PROTEIN: short coiled-coil protein (The sequence of the model RefSeq protein was modified relative to this genomic sequence to represent the inferred CDS: deleted 2 bases in 1 codon): protein MRRRPFLSGDWLATGGRAGAGLQPRRTLCGRRGRGCRWQLVRVSRPEVSSWSLLLPAPQTADHSSRILYPRPKSLLPKMMNADMDAVDAENQVELEEKTRLINQVLELQHTLEDLSARVDAVKEENLKLKSENQVLGQYIENLMSASSVFQTTDTKSKRK, encoded by the exons ATGCGCAGGCGTCCCTTCTTGAGTGGGGATTGGCTGGCgacgggc ggccgggccggggcggGACTCCAGCCTCGGCGCACGCTCTGTGGGCGGAGAGGGCGGGGTTGCCGGTGGCAGTTGGTCCGAGTGTCCAGGCCTGAGGTATCCTCCTGGTCCCTCCTCCTGCCGGCTCCTCAAACGGCAG ACCATTCATCAAGAATTTTGTATCCAAGGCCCAAAAGTTTGTTACCGAAAATGATGAATGCTGACATGGATG CAGTTGATGCTGAAAATCAGGTGGAACTGGAGGAGAAAACACGACTTATTAATCAAGTGTTGGAACTCCAACACACCCTTGAAG atCTCTCTGCAAGAGTAGATGCAGTTAAGGAAGAAAATCTGAAGCTAAAATCAGAAAACCAAGTTCTTGGACAATATATAGAAAACCTCATGTCAGCTTCTAGTGTTTTTCAAACAACTgacacaaaaagcaaaagaaaataa